The genomic stretch CTCGCTGCCAATGCTGGCGGCGATTTCGAGGTGGTCATTGATGATCAGCGGCACGCCATGGTCGCGGGTGATGGGGTGCATCAGCCGCGCCAGTTTTTCGATCTCTGGCAGTGTGAGCTTTTTCGCCCGCAGTTGCAAAAGATCCACCCCGCCCTCACACAGCGCCGCCGTCATCGCCTCCACCTGCGCCGGGGCGCAGTAGCCGAGATCCACAATCCCATACAGCCGCGCAGATTGCAGCCGTGGGAAAGATGAGGCAGGAGATGACATGCGGAATGGGGGCAGCGGGTCTCAGCAGCACTCGTGATTAAGACTCGGTGGAGTCCGCCTCAGGGGTTTCAGCCGCGTCTTCAGCCGCGTCTTCAGCCGGGGCCTCGCTGCCCGCAGCAGGGCTGTCTCCACCTTCGGTGACGATGGCGGTTTCGCCCTCTTCGCCAGTGGCGGATTCATCCTCTTCATCGGCGATCACGGTGGCCACGTCCTGGATGGTCTCGTCTTTTTTGAGGTCCATCAGCTTCACGCCCTGGGCCACACGGCCCGTTTCGCGGATGCCTTTGTCCCCGCCCACACGGATGCGCACGTTCTGCCCTTTGCTGGTGATCAGCATCAGTTCATCATCGTCATGCACCGCGATGGCGGCCACCACCTTGCCGGTCTTCTCCGTGATGTTGATCGTCTTCACGCCCTTGCCGCCACGGTTGATGAGGCGGTAGTCTTCAAACGGCGTGCGTTTGCCCAGGCCTTTTTCAGAAACAACGAGGAGCTGGGTGTCCGGCTCCACCGCCGTCAGCGCCACCAGGTAGTCGCCTTCATCCAGGCGAATGCCGCGCACGCCGGCTGCCCCACGGCCCATGGCGCGGATGTCGGTCTCCACGCAGCGCAGGCACATGCCTTCGCGGGTAGCAAAGCAGATCTCACTACTGCCATTCGTCAGCACCACGTCCACGAGGTCGTTCCCTTCCTCGATGTTGATCGCGATGATGCCGTCCTTGCGGTAGTTTTTGAAGGCTTCCAGCGCCGTCTTTTTCACCGTGCCGTCCTTGGTCGCGAAGAGCACAAATTTCTCCGGGCTCCACATCGCATCATCTTCTACGCCCTGGGCTTCCAGACGCAGCACGCTGTTGATCTTCTCTTCAGGGCGCAGGTTCAGCACGTTTTTGATGCTGCGGCCACGGCCTGTGCGCGGGGCCTCTGGGAGCTGATAAACACGCTCCACATAGACACGTCCGGTGTTCGTGAAGAATAACAAGAAGTCATGCATGTTCGCGCTGAATAGCGTCTCCACGAAGTCATTCTTGTCCTCCTTGGTGGCGGCCTCGCGGGCCTCCATGCCTTTCAAACCTTTGCCGCCGCGTGCCTGCAGGCGATACTCGGTGGTCAGCGTGCGCTTCACGTAACCAAAGTGGGTTAGCGTGACGATGTTCGCATCGTTCGGGATGAGGTCGATCGTCTCGATGCCGCCACCAGCCGCATCAATGCGGGTGTAGCGCGGGGTGCCGTGCTTGGCCTTGATGGCCTGCAGCTCGTCCTTGATGATGGTCAGCACGCGGTGCTCTTTCGCCAGGATGTCCATCAGGTCCGTGATGGTGGCCAGCAGCTCGTCATAGTCGGCCTTGATCTTGTCGCGCTCCATGCCCGTGAGCTGGTAGAGGCGCAGTTCCAGGATCTGATCCACCTGCGTATCCGTGAAGACGTAGCTGTCTCCCTGGATGCTCGGCTGGCTACGGATGAGGATGCCCAGGTTCCGGGCCGTCGTCACGCTGAACTGGTACGCCTTCAGCCCGGCACGCGCTTCGTCGCGGTTGCGGCTGTCGCGGATGATCTTGATGAAGTCATCCAGATGGCCCAGGGCCAGCAAGTAAGCCTCCAGCTTTTCCGCCTGCTGCTCTGCCTTGCGCAGGAGGAAGCGGGTGCGGCGGATGATGACCTCGCGGCGATGCTCGATGTAGCAGGCGATGGCGTCCTTGATGCTCAGCACGCGCGGGCGGCCGCCATCAATGGCCAGCATGTGAATGCTGAAGCTGCTCTCGAGAGCGGTGAATTTGTACAGGTTGTTCAGCACCACCTGCGGGCGGGCGTCGCGCTTCAGCTCCACCACCACGCGGGTGTTTTCATCGGACTCATCACGGACGGAGGTGATGTCGCTGATGATCTTCTCATTGGCCAGCTCCGCGATGCGCTTCACCAGCTCCGCGCGGTTCACGTTGTACGGAATTTCCGTGATGATGATCTGTTCGCGGCCGTTGTGCTCCACGATCTCCGCCTGGCCGCGCACACGCACGCTGCCGTGGCCGGTTTCCATGT from Prosthecobacter algae encodes the following:
- the gyrA gene encoding DNA gyrase subunit A yields the protein MQESNTRPISVADEVKNSFLDYSMSVIISRALPDVRDGLKPSQRRILYAMHELGLYPPKKQMKCAKICGDTSGNYHPHGEAVIYPTLVHMGQPWAMRETLIDPQGNFGSVEGDPPAAMRYTEARMTPLGGTLMSDMEKDTVDFVPNYDERLTEPTVFPAAFPNLLVNGGTGIAVGMATNMPPHNLGEIVDGVCAQIDNPAITNSGLAQFIKGPDFPTGCVIHGLDGIREYMETGHGSVRVRGQAEIVEHNGREQIIITEIPYNVNRAELVKRIAELANEKIISDITSVRDESDENTRVVVELKRDARPQVVLNNLYKFTALESSFSIHMLAIDGGRPRVLSIKDAIACYIEHRREVIIRRTRFLLRKAEQQAEKLEAYLLALGHLDDFIKIIRDSRNRDEARAGLKAYQFSVTTARNLGILIRSQPSIQGDSYVFTDTQVDQILELRLYQLTGMERDKIKADYDELLATITDLMDILAKEHRVLTIIKDELQAIKAKHGTPRYTRIDAAGGGIETIDLIPNDANIVTLTHFGYVKRTLTTEYRLQARGGKGLKGMEAREAATKEDKNDFVETLFSANMHDFLLFFTNTGRVYVERVYQLPEAPRTGRGRSIKNVLNLRPEEKINSVLRLEAQGVEDDAMWSPEKFVLFATKDGTVKKTALEAFKNYRKDGIIAINIEEGNDLVDVVLTNGSSEICFATREGMCLRCVETDIRAMGRGAAGVRGIRLDEGDYLVALTAVEPDTQLLVVSEKGLGKRTPFEDYRLINRGGKGVKTINITEKTGKVVAAIAVHDDDELMLITSKGQNVRIRVGGDKGIRETGRVAQGVKLMDLKKDETIQDVATVIADEEDESATGEEGETAIVTEGGDSPAAGSEAPAEDAAEDAAETPEADSTES